A single region of the Streptomyces sp. AM 4-1-1 genome encodes:
- a CDS encoding LysR family substrate-binding domain-containing protein — MTDSQATPSFRLAYVPGVTPTKWVRIWHERLPDIPLTLVPMSAASAADALRAGEADAGFVRLPIDRTDLSAIPLYTETTVVVIPKDHLVAAAEEVSAEDLADDIVLHPLDETLDWQERPGRPADDRPATTADAVELVAAGVGLLVVPQSLARLHHRKDLTYRQVRDAPESRVALSWPEEATTDLVEEFIGIVRGRTVNSTRGRPPTPPRPKAERSDSAGTRRKPAKGGTAGGTTGRATGGGRNPRKGSSAPKGTKRGKPRR; from the coding sequence GTGACCGACTCGCAGGCAACCCCTTCGTTCCGGCTCGCCTACGTCCCGGGGGTGACGCCCACGAAGTGGGTGCGGATCTGGCACGAGCGGCTGCCGGACATCCCGCTGACCCTCGTACCGATGTCCGCCGCCTCGGCGGCCGACGCGCTGCGGGCGGGTGAGGCGGACGCGGGTTTCGTACGGTTGCCGATCGACCGGACGGACCTCAGCGCGATCCCCCTGTACACCGAGACGACCGTGGTCGTGATCCCGAAGGACCACCTCGTGGCGGCGGCCGAGGAGGTCTCGGCCGAGGACCTGGCCGACGACATCGTGCTGCACCCCCTGGACGAGACCCTCGACTGGCAGGAACGGCCGGGCCGCCCGGCGGACGACCGCCCGGCGACCACGGCGGACGCGGTCGAGCTGGTGGCGGCGGGAGTGGGCCTGCTCGTCGTGCCCCAGTCACTGGCCCGCCTGCACCACCGCAAGGACCTCACGTACCGGCAGGTCCGGGACGCCCCCGAGTCACGCGTCGCGCTGTCATGGCCGGAGGAGGCGACCACGGACCTGGTGGAGGAGTTCATCGGGATCGTCCGGGGCCGCACGGTCAACAGCACCCGGGGCCGCCCCCCGACACCCCCGCGACCGAAGGCCGAACGGTCCGACTCCGCAGGCACCCGCCGAAAGCCGGCGAAGGGCGGGACAGCCGGCGGAACGACGGGCCGCGCGACCGGCGGCGGCAGGAACCCCCGAAAGGGTTCGAGCGCTCCCAAGGGCACCAAACGCGGCAAACCCCGCCGCTGA
- a CDS encoding DUF5997 family protein, whose protein sequence is MTSHQTTQTMKPATAAKKLGVYLEATPAEFQEGVVSRTELNALQADPPEWLRDLRRDGPHPRPVVATKLGVSIAGLARGGITDPLTTERIEALKKESPEWLQRERATQAEVRKEAVRIKEKKAERAEQTERPRS, encoded by the coding sequence ATGACGTCGCACCAGACCACCCAGACCATGAAGCCCGCGACCGCGGCGAAGAAACTGGGTGTGTACCTAGAGGCCACCCCCGCCGAGTTCCAGGAGGGTGTCGTCTCGCGCACCGAGCTGAACGCGCTCCAGGCCGATCCCCCCGAGTGGCTGCGGGACCTGCGGCGCGACGGGCCGCACCCCCGGCCGGTGGTCGCGACGAAGCTCGGCGTCTCCATCGCGGGGCTCGCCCGCGGCGGGATCACCGACCCCCTCACCACCGAGCGGATCGAGGCGCTGAAGAAGGAATCCCCCGAGTGGTTGCAGCGGGAACGCGCGACCCAGGCCGAGGTCCGGAAGGAAGCGGTACGGATCAAGGAGAAGAAGGCGGAGCGCGCCGAGCAGACCGAACGACCGCGTTCCTGA
- a CDS encoding levansucrase, producing the protein MSDESIHAYLASVEGRLAADGCAPHWEHWAGAPVLVGRRADFRLKWAATNLHLFTVAATVPEITVPVVDTFTTQVLTYAKKNKGGLPVGMQTGVASFPVLVSDRVDPAAMAWAEEKQRNQFACFARPVVIDTTHRYVGFYRGKPALGRAYASHLIEKGTRYFDL; encoded by the coding sequence ATGAGCGATGAGTCGATACACGCCTACCTGGCCTCCGTCGAAGGCCGGCTGGCAGCGGACGGTTGCGCGCCGCACTGGGAGCACTGGGCGGGCGCGCCCGTCCTCGTCGGACGGCGGGCCGATTTCCGTCTCAAGTGGGCGGCCACCAATCTGCATCTGTTCACTGTCGCCGCCACCGTGCCCGAGATCACCGTCCCGGTGGTCGACACCTTCACCACACAGGTCCTCACGTACGCCAAGAAGAACAAGGGTGGTCTGCCGGTCGGGATGCAGACCGGTGTCGCGAGCTTCCCGGTCCTGGTCAGCGACCGGGTCGATCCGGCCGCGATGGCGTGGGCGGAGGAGAAGCAGCGCAACCAGTTCGCCTGCTTCGCCCGGCCCGTCGTCATCGACACGACTCACCGGTACGTCGGGTTCTACCGCGGGAAGCCCGCCCTGGGCCGGGCCTACGCCTCCCACCTCATCGAGAAGGGCACGCGCTACTTCGATCTGTGA
- a CDS encoding glycoside hydrolase family 18 protein yields MRRKTLSRLTVAACSFALLATLAPAASAGTGHGGGRHDDRGNGRHGSTPAYKRVGYFTQWGVYGRDFQVKDLDTSGAAAKLTHINYAFGNVSAAGKCFTGNVPGETDAWADYVRPLDAAGSVDGVADTDTQPLAGNFNQLRELKAKHPGLKVMISLGGWSWSTHFSDAVRTPASRKALVSSCLDLYIKGNLPVDGARGGQGAAAGLFDGIDIDWEWPGSAGEDDTVYRPEDKRNFTALVHEFRTQLDAYAKSQAKNPKPKGHGPARKPEPKHYDLTAYAPASAAKIDAGFDVPRIMRDFDFVNLQGYDFHVSGDKTTAQQSALYAKNDFSVDRTVRDWLKRGAPARKLVVGVPFYGQGWTGVTGGGNGLGKPATGPAPATWAAGSEDYKALKKLAQSGKFKIHRGTGNGDAWLFDGTTLWTYDDPQVLRAKTSYIRDHRLGGAMVWSLDGDTDNGELMTALDRGLGRR; encoded by the coding sequence ATGCGCCGGAAAACCCTGTCCAGACTGACCGTCGCCGCCTGCTCCTTCGCGCTGCTGGCCACCCTGGCCCCGGCCGCGTCCGCCGGTACGGGTCACGGAGGCGGCCGCCACGACGACCGCGGCAACGGACGTCACGGCTCCACCCCCGCGTACAAGCGCGTCGGCTACTTCACCCAATGGGGCGTCTACGGACGCGACTTCCAGGTCAAGGACCTGGACACCAGCGGCGCCGCCGCCAAGCTCACGCACATCAACTACGCCTTCGGCAATGTGAGTGCCGCAGGCAAGTGCTTCACCGGCAACGTGCCGGGCGAGACCGACGCCTGGGCGGACTACGTCCGTCCGCTGGACGCCGCCGGATCGGTGGACGGCGTCGCCGACACCGACACCCAGCCGCTCGCGGGCAACTTCAACCAGCTCCGCGAACTGAAGGCCAAGCACCCCGGCCTCAAGGTGATGATCTCGCTGGGCGGCTGGAGCTGGTCCACCCACTTCTCGGACGCGGTCCGCACCCCCGCCTCCCGCAAGGCGCTCGTCTCCTCCTGCCTCGACCTCTACATCAAGGGCAACCTCCCGGTGGATGGGGCGCGCGGTGGCCAGGGAGCGGCGGCCGGTCTCTTCGACGGCATCGACATCGACTGGGAGTGGCCCGGTTCCGCGGGCGAGGACGACACGGTCTACCGCCCCGAGGACAAGCGGAACTTCACCGCTCTGGTGCACGAGTTCCGCACCCAGCTGGACGCCTACGCCAAGAGCCAGGCGAAGAACCCGAAGCCGAAGGGCCACGGCCCGGCCCGCAAGCCCGAGCCCAAGCACTACGACCTGACGGCCTACGCCCCCGCGTCGGCGGCGAAGATCGACGCGGGCTTCGACGTACCGCGCATCATGCGGGACTTCGACTTCGTGAACCTCCAGGGGTACGACTTCCACGTCTCGGGCGACAAGACCACCGCCCAGCAGTCCGCGCTGTACGCGAAGAACGACTTCAGTGTCGACCGGACCGTCCGCGACTGGCTGAAGCGCGGCGCCCCCGCCCGCAAGCTGGTCGTGGGTGTGCCGTTCTACGGCCAGGGCTGGACCGGTGTGACCGGAGGCGGCAACGGCCTCGGCAAGCCGGCCACCGGCCCGGCGCCCGCCACCTGGGCGGCGGGTTCGGAGGACTACAAGGCCCTCAAGAAGCTCGCGCAGTCGGGCAAGTTCAAGATCCACCGGGGTACCGGGAACGGCGACGCCTGGCTGTTCGACGGCACCACCCTGTGGACGTACGACGACCCGCAGGTGCTGCGGGCCAAGACGTCCTACATCCGCGACCACCGGCTCGGCGGCGCGATGGTCTGGTCGCTGGACGGTGACACGGACAACGGTGAACTGATGACCGCGCTGGACCGCGGCCTCGGCCGCCGCTGA
- a CDS encoding GntR family transcriptional regulator, whose amino-acid sequence MTFGEQPAYLRVASDLREKIVSGSLPPHTRLPSQARIREEYGVSDTVALEARKVLMAEGLVEGRSGSGTYVRERPVPRRIARSGFRPDAGASPFRQEQAALGVHGTWESRSEQEGAAPEIAERLGIEPGDRVMRTAYVFREAGEPMMLSTSWEPLAVTGRTPVMLPEEGPLGGCGVVERMAAIDIVVDNVVEDVGARPGLAEELLALGGVPGHVVMVIGRTYYASGRAVETADVVVPADRYRIAYHLQVK is encoded by the coding sequence GTGACTTTCGGTGAGCAGCCCGCCTATCTGCGCGTTGCGAGCGACCTGCGGGAGAAGATCGTCAGCGGTTCACTGCCGCCGCACACGCGTCTGCCGTCGCAGGCCCGCATCCGCGAGGAGTACGGCGTCTCGGACACCGTCGCCCTGGAGGCGCGCAAGGTGCTGATGGCGGAGGGGCTGGTCGAGGGCCGATCGGGGTCGGGGACGTATGTGCGCGAGCGCCCGGTGCCGCGCAGGATCGCCCGTTCCGGCTTCCGGCCCGACGCGGGTGCCAGCCCGTTCCGTCAGGAGCAGGCGGCGCTGGGGGTGCACGGGACGTGGGAGTCGCGCAGCGAGCAGGAGGGAGCAGCGCCGGAGATCGCCGAACGCCTCGGCATCGAGCCGGGTGACCGGGTGATGCGCACGGCGTACGTCTTCCGTGAGGCAGGTGAACCGATGATGCTCTCGACGTCCTGGGAGCCCCTGGCCGTCACGGGGCGTACTCCGGTGATGCTGCCGGAGGAGGGGCCGTTGGGCGGCTGCGGGGTGGTGGAGCGGATGGCCGCGATCGACATCGTCGTGGACAACGTGGTCGAGGACGTCGGCGCGCGTCCGGGGCTGGCGGAGGAGCTGCTGGCGCTCGGCGGGGTGCCGGGCCATGTGGTGATGGTGATCGGGCGCACGTACTACGCGTCGGGGCGGGCGGTCGAGACGGCGGACGTGGTGGTGCCGGCCGACCGCTACCGGATCGCCTATCACCTTCAGGTCAAGTGA
- a CDS encoding SPOR domain-containing protein: MSDSGAVLPWLVIRQDDNGNRYRVGRYATQSEAQRIADSLDGSGAERLYWVERAERSARP; the protein is encoded by the coding sequence ATGAGCGACAGCGGTGCCGTGCTCCCTTGGCTGGTGATACGGCAGGACGACAACGGCAATCGCTACCGCGTCGGCAGGTATGCCACGCAGAGCGAGGCGCAGAGGATCGCCGACAGCCTCGACGGCTCCGGCGCCGAACGGCTCTACTGGGTGGAGCGCGCGGAGCGGAGCGCCCGCCCGTGA
- a CDS encoding (deoxy)nucleoside triphosphate pyrophosphohydrolase: MNDRVVVAGAVCDQGRLLAARRSAPPELAGRWELPGGKVEPGESAEQALVRELREELGVETEPVGRISGEWPLKPGYVLQVWTVRLVSGVPRPLEDHDELRWLGPAETDQVDWLDQDRPAVAEAVRRLTASAPR, encoded by the coding sequence ATGAACGATCGTGTGGTGGTGGCCGGGGCCGTCTGCGACCAGGGGCGGCTGTTGGCCGCGCGCCGTAGCGCACCGCCGGAGCTGGCCGGGCGCTGGGAGCTGCCCGGCGGCAAGGTGGAGCCGGGGGAGAGCGCCGAGCAGGCGCTGGTGCGCGAGTTGCGCGAGGAGCTGGGGGTCGAGACGGAGCCGGTGGGGCGGATCTCCGGCGAGTGGCCGCTGAAGCCCGGTTATGTCCTTCAGGTGTGGACGGTCCGCCTGGTGTCGGGCGTCCCCCGGCCGTTGGAGGACCATGACGAGCTGCGTTGGCTCGGGCCCGCCGAGACCGACCAGGTCGACTGGCTGGACCAGGACCGGCCCGCCGTCGCGGAGGCGGTCCGCCGGCTCACCGCCTCCGCGCCTCGCTGA
- a CDS encoding ATP-binding protein, whose translation MIGVIDTEGGCAEWTFPAVPNAVRTARHAVRDALHAWGLDPDSCDVTVLLVSELVTNSLRYTPGPIGVRLVRPPARSQARGRPEAQPQPLDQAQDRTRARVRPRRSQPQPWSDRDRFRTPRPDGSSARGAHFPEDTAAPRTGLLVEVSDPLPDPPTERTAHPDDEGGRGLQLVACSARRWGTRRGKTGKTVWFELALPG comes from the coding sequence GTGATCGGCGTGATCGATACCGAAGGCGGCTGCGCCGAGTGGACCTTCCCGGCCGTGCCGAACGCCGTACGAACCGCCCGGCACGCGGTGCGCGACGCGTTGCACGCGTGGGGGCTCGACCCCGACTCCTGTGATGTGACGGTGCTTCTCGTCAGCGAGTTGGTGACCAACTCCCTCCGGTACACGCCGGGCCCGATCGGTGTACGCCTGGTGAGGCCGCCCGCTCGGTCCCAGGCGCGGGGCAGGCCCGAGGCGCAACCGCAGCCGCTGGATCAGGCACAGGATCGGACGCGGGCGCGGGTCCGGCCGCGCCGGTCCCAGCCGCAGCCCTGGTCCGACCGTGACCGTTTCCGTACCCCGCGCCCGGACGGGTCCTCCGCCCGGGGCGCCCACTTCCCGGAGGACACGGCCGCGCCCCGCACCGGTCTGCTGGTGGAAGTCTCCGATCCGCTTCCCGATCCGCCCACCGAACGCACCGCGCATCCGGACGACGAGGGCGGCCGTGGGCTGCAACTCGTGGCGTGCTCGGCCCGCCGCTGGGGGACCAGACGTGGAAAGACTGGCAAGACGGTGTGGTTCGAGCTGGCCCTGCCTGGTTAG
- a CDS encoding SpoIIE family protein phosphatase gives MWQSSPPGSIYDYVRVASFSIGPDGLIEQWSRRAAGLFGIAAHQAVGRDPVEAFMPSEFRRDGHHRVTEILDGKEWTGLVPFVVPGEDGTHGLAEIYVMPTRTESGARAALCIVVDVRALRHIETDLAASQAIFGQSPFGFVLFGTDFTVVRANKRFATVFGGTADDHRGRSVDDYLGPPEAARLSATLKRVLETGRSVTDLQIVGTAPGGAGRRHWSINLYRVHGGAGNPIGVAGLATDVTRSHVAAREADSARRNLALLNEAGARIGNSLDLETTARDLLDVAVPGFCDLASVDLYQGLLTGEEAPPGSGASFGQEAGGSAELRRVAFASAVSDSLPATTGGHGPGTATPALGSVHRFPFRSPGAMALRLGRVQDVPATEGGLVQCTLAVPMVAHDTVVGLVQFSRTKGSEPFGERDRALATELAARAAVCIDNARLYRREHERALILQRSLLPPGDPEAAGLDIACRYLPGNTATEVGGDWFDVIELPGHRTALVVGDVMGRGLRAAVAMGELRTAVRTLALLDLEPAEVLSALDEVARGLGTPGGGTPNDRFGGGGGAQWLSRAAHKSREADLAEVYLATCVYAVYDPVTRRCTFANAGHLPPMVVEPGAPAVMLDVPPGMPLGVGGEPFEEVEVELKEGALLALYTDGLVESRDHPLDEGLEAFRRVLTEPARPLEDVCDHVLTALDTRHGEDDIALLMARIQGLPADAVGDWPLPREPRSVGRARELARTQLNGWGLGDLVDTTELLVSELVTNALRYGEGEIRLRLLRDRTLVCEVWDAGLVQPRRRRARDTDEGGRGLQLVGLLSAAWGSRRTPRGKTVWFELPLPDGEPAPEPTVEQLLSMF, from the coding sequence GTGTGGCAGAGCAGTCCGCCCGGCTCGATCTATGACTACGTCAGGGTCGCCTCCTTCTCGATCGGGCCCGACGGGCTGATCGAGCAGTGGAGCCGCCGGGCCGCCGGTCTCTTCGGCATAGCCGCTCATCAGGCGGTGGGCCGGGACCCGGTCGAGGCGTTCATGCCGTCCGAGTTCCGACGGGACGGGCACCACAGGGTCACCGAGATCCTGGACGGCAAGGAGTGGACGGGCCTCGTGCCGTTCGTCGTGCCGGGCGAGGACGGAACGCACGGGCTCGCCGAGATCTATGTCATGCCGACCCGTACGGAGAGCGGGGCCCGCGCGGCGCTCTGTATCGTCGTCGATGTCCGTGCGTTGCGGCACATCGAGACGGATCTCGCAGCTTCGCAGGCCATATTCGGCCAATCTCCTTTCGGTTTCGTGCTGTTCGGTACGGACTTCACGGTCGTACGCGCCAACAAGCGGTTCGCCACCGTCTTCGGCGGTACGGCCGACGACCACCGGGGACGCTCGGTGGACGACTATCTGGGCCCGCCGGAGGCCGCCCGGCTGAGCGCCACCCTCAAGCGGGTCCTGGAGACCGGCAGGTCGGTGACCGACCTCCAGATCGTCGGCACCGCACCCGGTGGGGCCGGCCGCCGGCACTGGTCCATCAACCTCTACCGGGTGCACGGCGGGGCCGGGAACCCCATCGGCGTCGCCGGACTGGCCACCGATGTGACCCGAAGTCATGTCGCCGCCCGTGAGGCGGACAGCGCCCGCCGCAATCTCGCCCTGCTCAACGAGGCGGGTGCCCGGATCGGCAACTCCCTCGATCTGGAGACCACCGCCCGTGACCTCCTCGACGTCGCCGTCCCCGGCTTCTGCGACCTCGCCTCCGTCGATCTCTACCAGGGGCTCCTCACGGGGGAGGAGGCACCGCCCGGCAGCGGCGCGTCCTTCGGCCAGGAGGCCGGCGGCTCCGCCGAACTGCGCCGGGTCGCCTTCGCCAGCGCCGTGTCCGACTCCCTGCCGGCCACCACGGGCGGCCACGGCCCCGGCACCGCGACACCCGCTCTCGGTTCGGTGCACCGCTTCCCGTTCCGCTCGCCGGGTGCCATGGCCCTGCGCCTCGGCCGGGTCCAGGACGTACCGGCGACCGAGGGCGGTCTCGTCCAGTGCACGCTGGCCGTGCCGATGGTCGCGCACGACACCGTCGTCGGACTCGTCCAGTTCTCCCGTACCAAGGGCAGCGAACCCTTCGGCGAGCGTGACCGGGCACTGGCCACCGAACTCGCCGCCCGAGCCGCCGTCTGCATCGACAACGCCCGTCTCTACCGCCGCGAGCACGAGCGCGCGCTGATCCTCCAGCGCAGCCTGCTGCCCCCGGGCGACCCGGAGGCCGCCGGCCTGGACATCGCCTGTCGCTATCTGCCCGGCAACACGGCGACGGAGGTCGGCGGTGACTGGTTCGACGTCATCGAACTCCCCGGCCACCGAACGGCGCTCGTCGTCGGCGACGTCATGGGCCGGGGTCTGCGGGCCGCCGTCGCCATGGGTGAACTACGTACGGCCGTACGGACGTTGGCGCTGCTGGATCTGGAGCCCGCCGAGGTGCTGTCCGCCCTCGACGAGGTCGCCCGTGGTCTCGGCACCCCCGGCGGCGGCACTCCGAACGACCGCTTCGGCGGGGGCGGCGGCGCTCAGTGGCTCTCGCGGGCAGCCCACAAGTCCCGCGAGGCGGACCTCGCCGAGGTCTACCTCGCGACCTGTGTGTACGCCGTCTACGACCCGGTCACCCGGCGCTGCACCTTCGCCAACGCGGGCCACCTCCCTCCCATGGTGGTCGAGCCGGGCGCACCGGCCGTGATGCTCGACGTCCCGCCCGGGATGCCGCTCGGGGTGGGCGGCGAACCCTTCGAGGAGGTCGAGGTCGAGCTGAAGGAGGGGGCGCTCCTCGCGCTCTACACCGACGGGCTGGTCGAATCCCGTGACCATCCCCTCGACGAGGGCCTGGAGGCGTTCCGGCGCGTGCTCACCGAACCGGCCCGGCCGCTCGAAGACGTCTGCGACCACGTACTGACCGCCCTCGACACCCGGCACGGCGAGGACGACATCGCGCTCCTCATGGCGCGTATCCAGGGGCTGCCCGCCGACGCGGTCGGTGACTGGCCGCTGCCGCGCGAACCCCGCTCGGTCGGCCGCGCCCGCGAGCTGGCCCGTACCCAGTTGAACGGCTGGGGCCTCGGCGACCTGGTGGACACCACCGAACTGCTGGTCAGCGAACTCGTCACCAACGCCCTGCGGTACGGCGAGGGCGAGATCCGGCTCCGGCTGCTGCGGGACCGCACGCTGGTGTGCGAGGTCTGGGACGCGGGCCTCGTCCAGCCCCGGCGGCGGCGGGCGCGCGACACCGACGAGGGCGGACGCGGGCTGCAACTGGTCGGGCTGTTGAGCGCGGCCTGGGGTTCGCGGCGGACCCCACGCGGCAAGACCGTCTGGTTCGAACTGCCGCTGCCCGACGGGGAGCCCGCACCGGAGCCCACGGTGGAGCAGTTGCTGAGCATGTTCTGA
- a CDS encoding PspA/IM30 family protein: MPKQTVLGRVTLLAKADINTLVDQAEDRRTMLDQLIHDYTTNLMEAGRAAADALGDLSLMEQDHAEDVELAREWGEKALAVSRRADELRAAGAREEADGFDKLARIALGRQLDAEKEVQAAEPTITCRTQVLERLNSGLAQMRAKLSQLTELAELAERAEPAAPGASTPVRGRTTRALRSIDILDPSSELRRFEEKVRHEEKKAPDARERPTAASPDTRSEELDARTAELDARFDELDGLGGSAEVEARLAALKTANPS, from the coding sequence ATGCCCAAGCAGACCGTTCTCGGCCGCGTCACCCTGCTGGCGAAGGCCGACATCAACACGCTGGTCGACCAGGCCGAGGACCGGCGGACGATGCTGGACCAGCTGATCCACGACTACACGACGAACCTCATGGAGGCCGGACGGGCGGCGGCGGACGCCCTCGGCGACCTCTCGTTGATGGAGCAGGACCACGCGGAGGACGTCGAGTTGGCCCGGGAGTGGGGCGAGAAGGCGCTCGCGGTCAGCCGGAGGGCCGACGAGCTGCGGGCGGCGGGCGCGCGGGAGGAGGCCGACGGGTTCGACAAGCTGGCCAGGATCGCGCTCGGGCGTCAGCTCGACGCGGAGAAGGAGGTCCAGGCCGCCGAGCCGACGATCACCTGCCGGACGCAGGTGCTGGAACGGCTCAACTCCGGTCTGGCGCAGATGCGGGCGAAGCTGTCACAACTGACGGAACTGGCAGAACTCGCGGAGCGGGCGGAACCGGCGGCGCCCGGTGCCTCCACCCCGGTGCGCGGCCGGACGACAAGGGCCCTCAGGAGCATCGACATCCTCGACCCGAGCAGCGAACTCCGCAGGTTCGAGGAGAAGGTGCGGCACGAGGAGAAGAAGGCGCCCGACGCCCGGGAACGGCCGACGGCCGCGTCGCCGGACACCCGGTCCGAGGAGCTGGACGCCCGGACCGCCGAACTGGACGCCCGTTTCGACGAGCTGGACGGTCTCGGCGGGAGCGCTGAGGTCGAGGCGAGGCTCGCGGCCCTGAAGACCGCCAACCCGTCCTGA
- a CDS encoding TPM domain-containing protein, with amino-acid sequence MTPPVSRTRTPRPGRVLLATLMALCWAVLPAAPPAHADARLRPGAHIATPALTPGGSDQSDEGDTTADDSGGGAVDTVLPVAVLCVVAAVAAYTYVRRRKRVTTRTTPVTGAPSRDSHPEPPAPLRELSARADDALVATDNAVRTSAEELGHATDRSGDEATTPFADAVARAGDELATAFRIRGRLDDAPPQDAATRRRMLDEIVGRCADADRRLDAMAEDFDALRALERDAPRALAAVETTFRALTGRVSAAGTALVALRDRYAEPVRAPLTSAAERAKDRLVFATSALNRARQAVDADDGGAAAAYVRAAESAVGQATTLVDAVDRRVAELVQAARLLAAALADTDTDLTEANGLLAGLPEGPARTDLRVRAARAASVLAAVRSGTETGPYDPVDALRRVTGAGAALDEALARAGEPGGRRVRRELLEQALFTARAAAGAAMDHIDTHRGAVGGRARTLLAEAGRRLERSGELASADDARGALDEAHRADALGADALDVAERDVRSYQDRYEQDGQREFPAGGGVDDPRRAGHAADGRDARDGGSHARRDRGSADGGLAGAVLGGIVLPGPYDDEGGGGPASFGGGSTRGRRGGGGRF; translated from the coding sequence GTGACGCCGCCCGTGAGCCGTACCAGGACTCCCCGGCCGGGCCGGGTCCTGCTCGCCACGTTGATGGCGCTGTGCTGGGCCGTGCTCCCGGCCGCGCCTCCGGCGCACGCCGATGCCCGGCTCCGGCCCGGGGCGCACATCGCCACTCCCGCGCTCACCCCGGGCGGAAGTGATCAGAGCGACGAGGGCGACACCACGGCCGACGACTCCGGTGGCGGCGCCGTGGACACGGTCCTGCCGGTGGCCGTCCTCTGCGTGGTGGCGGCCGTCGCCGCGTACACATATGTCCGGCGCCGAAAACGCGTCACGACCCGTACCACTCCGGTGACAGGCGCGCCGAGTCGGGACAGCCACCCCGAACCGCCTGCACCGCTGCGTGAGTTGTCGGCGCGGGCGGACGACGCGCTGGTGGCCACGGACAACGCGGTCCGCACCAGCGCGGAGGAACTCGGCCATGCCACGGACCGGTCCGGGGACGAGGCCACCACCCCCTTCGCCGACGCCGTCGCACGAGCCGGGGACGAACTGGCCACCGCCTTCCGGATACGGGGGCGGCTCGACGACGCGCCCCCGCAGGACGCCGCCACCCGGCGGCGGATGCTGGACGAGATCGTGGGCCGGTGCGCGGACGCCGACCGCCGGCTCGACGCCATGGCCGAGGACTTCGACGCGCTGCGCGCCCTGGAGCGCGACGCCCCACGGGCACTGGCCGCCGTCGAGACCACGTTCCGCGCGCTCACGGGCCGGGTCTCCGCCGCCGGGACGGCTCTCGTCGCGCTGCGGGACCGGTACGCCGAACCGGTCCGCGCGCCCCTGACGTCCGCCGCCGAACGGGCCAAGGACCGGCTGGTCTTCGCGACCTCGGCCCTCAACCGGGCCCGTCAGGCCGTCGACGCGGACGACGGCGGCGCGGCGGCCGCGTACGTCAGGGCGGCCGAGAGCGCGGTCGGCCAGGCGACCACTCTCGTCGACGCCGTGGACCGACGGGTGGCCGAACTCGTCCAGGCCGCCCGGCTCCTGGCCGCCGCACTCGCCGACACGGACACGGATCTGACCGAGGCGAACGGGCTGCTCGCGGGCCTCCCGGAGGGGCCCGCCAGGACGGATCTGCGCGTCCGGGCCGCCCGCGCCGCGTCGGTGCTCGCCGCCGTACGGAGCGGAACGGAGACCGGTCCGTACGACCCGGTGGACGCGCTGCGCCGGGTGACGGGAGCGGGAGCGGCGCTGGACGAGGCACTGGCGAGGGCCGGCGAACCGGGCGGTCGGCGGGTCAGGCGTGAGCTGCTCGAACAGGCGCTGTTCACGGCGCGCGCGGCGGCCGGGGCCGCCATGGACCACATCGACACGCACCGGGGCGCGGTGGGCGGCCGGGCCAGGACCCTGCTCGCGGAGGCCGGACGACGTCTGGAACGGTCCGGGGAACTGGCCTCGGCCGACGACGCCCGGGGCGCGCTGGACGAGGCACACCGGGCGGACGCCCTGGGGGCGGACGCCCTGGACGTGGCCGAGCGGGACGTACGGTCGTATCAGGACCGGTACGAACAGGACGGGCAGCGGGAGTTCCCTGCGGGAGGGGGCGTGGACGATCCACGACGTGCGGGACACGCGGCCGACGGGCGGGACGCCCGGGACGGGGGGAGCCATGCCCGCCGCGACCGGGGAAGCGCGGACGGCGGGCTCGCCGGGGCGGTGCTCGGCGGCATCGTCCTCCCGGGCCCGTACGACGACGAGGGCGGCGGCGGGCCCGCGAGTTTCGGCGGAGGGAGCACCCGTGGCAGGCGGGGCGGTGGCGGTCGCTTCTGA